A section of the Salminus brasiliensis chromosome 10, fSalBra1.hap2, whole genome shotgun sequence genome encodes:
- the LOC140564043 gene encoding claudin-20, with translation MASTGTQIFAFVLALLGILGATVATLLPNWKVSADVGSNIITAISQMQGLWMDCTWYSTGMFSCTLKYSVLALPAYLQTARTTMVLSCVLAALGLCLASLGLKCTRWGGGRRAKRHAALAAGACFLASGFLCLVPASWYTNEVIVSFLDVNVPESNKFEPGGAVYVAFVSAGFLLVGGSIFCLSCSGKRQGPQDLILLPPDKLLLQQQQQQLLQQQQQQEQLQHQYCSLSPLDNKTGYSLQDYV, from the coding sequence ATGGCGTCCACGGGCACGCAGATCTTCGCCTTCGTGCTGGCACTGCTGGGCATCCTGGGAGCTACGGTGGCCACGCTGCTGCCCAACTGGAAGGTGAGTGCGGACGTGGGCTCCAACATCATCACCGCCATCTCGCAGATGCAGGGGCTGTGGATGGACTGCACATGGTACAGCACAGGAATGTTCAGCTGCACCCTCAAGTACTCCGTGCTGGCGCTGCCCGCCTACCTGCAGACGGCCCGCACCACCATGGTGCTGTCCTGCGTGCTGGCGGCGCTGGGACTGTGCCTGGCCTCGCTGGGCCTCAAGTGCACCCGTTGGGGCGGTGGACGGCGGGCCAAGCGCCACGCAGCCCTGGCGGCCGGTGCCTGCTTCCTGGCCTCTGGCTTTCTGTGCCTGGTGCCTGCGTCGTGGTACACCAACGAGGTGATTGTCAGCTTCCTGGACGTCAACGTGCCCGAGAGCAACAAGTTTGAGCCGGGCGGCGCAGTCTATGTGGCGTTCGTCTCGGCTGGCTTCCTCTTAGTCGGCGGCTCCATCTTCTGCCTGTCTTGTTCGGGGAAGCGCCAGGGCCCCCAGGACCTGATCCTGCTGCCTCCGGACAAACTCCtgctgcagcaacagcagcagcagctgctccagcaacaacagcagcaagagcagctccagcaccaatACTGCTCCCTATCACCTCTGGATAACAAGACTGGCTACAGCCTGCAAGACTATGtgtaa